A stretch of the Methanosphaera sp. genome encodes the following:
- the hjc gene encoding Holliday junction resolvase Hjc: MSKTGSKEERDLVNMLWDVGFAAMRAPASGGATKRPLPDVLAGNGELYLAIEVKSSRLEHIYIDNEKITNLKEFSKIFGSKSYIGAKFIRKPWRFIKLEDLHITPSNNYRVNQELAFTKGIDFDEMIEESKQTKLL, from the coding sequence ATGAGTAAAACAGGTTCAAAAGAAGAAAGAGACCTAGTTAACATGTTATGGGATGTGGGATTTGCAGCAATGAGAGCACCAGCAAGTGGAGGTGCAACAAAAAGACCACTACCTGATGTACTTGCAGGAAATGGAGAACTATATCTTGCAATAGAGGTAAAATCATCACGTCTTGAACACATATACATTGACAATGAAAAAATTACAAATCTAAAAGAATTTTCAAAAATATTTGGATCAAAATCATACATTGGTGCAAAGTTTATACGAAAACCATGGAGATTTATAAAACTAGAAGACTTACACATAACACCAAGTAACAACTATCGAGTAAATCAAGAACTTGCATTCACAAAAGGAATAGACTTTGATGAAATGATAGAAGAAAGCAAGCAAACTAAACTATTATAA